The following proteins are co-located in the Podarcis raffonei isolate rPodRaf1 chromosome 5, rPodRaf1.pri, whole genome shotgun sequence genome:
- the C5H10orf95 gene encoding uncharacterized protein C10orf95 homolog, with protein sequence MALYYPTMMQTLPYNYLPLGPSRPSDTAHAPMIPPVQMHNFYNRPLAVIMDNNNGYNINPANQVEYHHIHGANPYFYPYPFWYYPQVSPLPLYNPYANYPPYAAYQRPGWDVWPEGFTLRGELHWGKLERIVGPRRDLPEFVKDDLRRVYGTYPRTDVTITYHSGEFIVKGDPRVGEQEYRVEKRIIRNEPTPTASEAEDSSEDRNRKKKKKSKR encoded by the coding sequence ATGGCTCTGTACTATCCAACTATGATGCAGACCTTGCCTTATAACTATCTGCCTCTTGGGCCAAGTCGACCATCAGACACTGCACACGCCCCCATGATCCCTCCAGTCCAGATGCACAACTTCTACAACAGGCCTCTTGCTGTGATTATGGACAATAACAATGGTTACAACATAAATCCAGCAAACCAAGTGGAGTACCATCACATCCATGGTGCAAATCCTTACTTCTATCCTTACCCTTTCTGGTACTACCCCCAAGTGAGCCCTCTTCCTCTGTACAACCCCTATGCTAACTATCCTCCTTATGCAGCCTACCAAAGACCAGGCTGGGATGTGTGGCCTGAGGGATTCACCTTGAGAGGAGAGCTCCATTGGGGTAAGCTTGAGAGGATTGTGGGACCTAGGAGGGACTTGCCGGAATTCGTGAAAGACGATCTCAGAAGGGTCTATGGCACCTATCCAAGGACGGATGTTACCATAACATACCACAGTGGGGAATTTATTGTGAAAGGGGACCCTAGAGTTGGAGAACAAGAATACAGGGTGGAGAAGAGAATCATCCGAAACGAACCCACCCCAACTGCTAGTGAAGCTGAGGACAGCAGTGAAGACCGcaataggaagaagaaaaagaaatcaaagagATAA